One segment of Gouania willdenowi unplaced genomic scaffold, fGouWil2.1 scaffold_93_arrow_ctg1, whole genome shotgun sequence DNA contains the following:
- the LOC114461107 gene encoding protein BTG3-like has protein sequence MKSEIAAVVSFLKRLVKLKNKVEVEKMDLFAERLTVALQEKFEGHWVPEKPSKGQAYRCIRVNAFHKYDPELLRACRESGVHYGDLGLPWEITLWVDPGEVCGR, from the exons ATGAAGAGCGAGATTGCAGCGGTGGTTTCCTTCCTGAAAAGGCTggtgaaattaaagaataaggtggaggtggagaaaatggatttgtttgctgaGAGGCTAACAGTGGCGCTGCAGGAGAAGTTTGAGGGTCACTGGGTCCCTGAAAAGCCCAGCAAAGGCCAGGCGTACAG gtgcATCAGAGTGAACGCGTTCCACAAATATGACCCAGAGCTGCTGCGTGCCTGCAGGGAAAGTGGGGTTCACTACGGTGACCTGGGGCTGCCCTGGGAAATCACTCTGTGGGTGGATCCAGGAGAGGTTTGTGGCAGGtga